A genomic window from Yoonia rosea includes:
- a CDS encoding carnitine 3-dehydrogenase — protein MTQKTAAIIGGGVIGGGWAARFLLMGWDVRVFDPDPEAARKIDEVLNNARRSLPGLSDVALPAEGQLSVHGTMSAAVTGVDWVQESVPERLELKRKVYQTLQEHCPHDAVIGSSTSGFKPSELQGCATRPEQIVVAHPFNPVYLLPLVELVPSDKTAPQIIQRAKEVLTEIGMYPLHVRAEIDAHIADRFLEAVWREALWLIKDGVATTEEIDNAIRYGFGLRWAQMGLFETYRIAGGEAGMRHFIEQFGPCLEWPWTKLMDVPELTDDLIDAVADQSDAQSGMYTIRELERARDNNLVTILRGLKAQDWGAGKLLNAQDRRVEGAIGLPDDLGQPIVTVERAVPLDWTDYNGHMNEARYLQAFGDATDRMMALVGCDAAYIATGGSYFTAETHIRHLDEVHAGAVIRIETQVLNGAGKKMHVFHRMYEGTRELATGEHMLIHVSLETRRACEPAPALAATLAKVAAAHAALPMPEGAGKAVGVKG, from the coding sequence ATGACACAAAAGACAGCGGCCATAATCGGCGGTGGCGTGATTGGTGGCGGCTGGGCTGCACGGTTCCTGCTGATGGGCTGGGACGTGCGCGTCTTTGACCCCGATCCAGAGGCTGCGCGCAAGATCGACGAAGTATTGAACAACGCGCGCCGGTCCTTGCCGGGGCTGTCGGATGTGGCTTTACCCGCCGAGGGGCAACTGAGTGTTCATGGCACCATGTCTGCCGCTGTGACTGGCGTGGACTGGGTGCAGGAAAGCGTGCCCGAGCGGTTGGAATTGAAGCGCAAGGTTTACCAGACCTTGCAGGAACACTGCCCCCATGATGCGGTGATCGGTTCGTCAACCAGCGGGTTCAAGCCGTCCGAATTGCAGGGCTGTGCCACGCGCCCTGAACAGATCGTCGTCGCCCATCCGTTCAATCCGGTTTACCTTTTACCACTGGTCGAACTGGTCCCGAGCGACAAGACCGCACCACAGATTATTCAGCGTGCAAAAGAGGTGCTGACCGAAATCGGCATGTATCCCTTGCATGTCCGGGCCGAGATTGACGCGCATATTGCCGACCGCTTCCTTGAGGCTGTCTGGCGCGAAGCGCTTTGGCTGATCAAGGACGGCGTCGCCACCACCGAGGAAATCGACAATGCGATCCGCTATGGCTTCGGCCTGCGCTGGGCGCAGATGGGCCTGTTTGAAACCTACCGGATTGCCGGTGGTGAAGCGGGGATGCGGCATTTTATCGAACAATTCGGACCATGTCTTGAATGGCCGTGGACCAAGCTGATGGATGTGCCCGAACTGACCGATGACTTGATTGATGCCGTGGCGGATCAATCCGATGCGCAATCGGGGATGTACACGATCCGCGAACTGGAACGCGCGCGCGATAATAACCTCGTTACAATCCTGCGAGGTCTAAAGGCGCAGGATTGGGGCGCAGGCAAGCTGTTGAACGCGCAGGACCGCCGCGTGGAAGGGGCCATTGGTCTGCCCGATGATCTGGGTCAGCCGATTGTAACCGTGGAACGCGCGGTGCCGCTCGATTGGACCGATTATAACGGCCACATGAACGAGGCACGCTATTTGCAGGCCTTTGGCGATGCGACCGACCGGATGATGGCGCTTGTCGGCTGTGATGCCGCCTATATCGCAACCGGCGGGAGCTACTTTACTGCGGAAACCCATATCCGGCATCTGGATGAGGTGCATGCGGGCGCTGTGATCCGGATCGAGACGCAAGTCCTGAACGGGGCGGGCAAAAAGATGCATGTGTTCCACCGGATGTATGAAGGCACGCGTGAACTGGCCACGGGCGAACATATGCTGATCCATGTCAGCCTCGAGACCCGCCGCGCGTGTGAACCTGCGCCCGCGCTGGCCGCGACTTTGGCGAAAGTGGCTGCCGCCCATGCAGCATTGCCGATGCCCGAGGGCGCAGGCAAAGCGGTGGGGGTCAAGGGCTAG
- a CDS encoding lipocalin family protein, which produces MRALALILLLAGCSTQGSGGLFSVYRDTDVPIASKAVFAPERYLGVWYEVSRYPVPFQSGCVGVTAEYGLRDDGLLSVLNICRDTAGQETARIEGTAEIVGPGRLKVRFPSVPFVAADYWVLWTDEDYRTAVVGAPNGRSGWILNRTPDIRADRLQAARDVLQFNGYDLSRLEEF; this is translated from the coding sequence ATGAGGGCTTTGGCACTGATCCTGCTCTTGGCGGGCTGTAGCACGCAGGGCAGTGGCGGCTTGTTCTCGGTCTACCGCGACACGGATGTGCCGATTGCATCGAAAGCGGTATTCGCGCCCGAACGCTATCTGGGCGTCTGGTATGAGGTGTCACGCTATCCTGTGCCATTTCAGTCGGGCTGTGTCGGCGTAACTGCGGAATACGGTTTGCGCGACGACGGGCTGTTGTCCGTTCTGAACATTTGCCGCGACACGGCTGGCCAAGAGACTGCGCGCATAGAAGGTACGGCAGAAATTGTCGGGCCGGGCCGGTTGAAGGTGCGGTTCCCCTCGGTGCCTTTCGTGGCCGCCGATTACTGGGTGCTTTGGACGGATGAGGATTACCGCACCGCCGTTGTCGGTGCCCCCAACGGGCGGTCGGGCTGGATTTTGAACCGCACCCCCGACATTCGCGCCGATCGTCTGCAGGCGGCGCGTGATGTTTTGCAATTCAATGGATATGATTTGAGCCGATTAGAGGAGTTTTGA
- a CDS encoding 3-keto-5-aminohexanoate cleavage protein — MPLQMNREVFITCAVTGSGSTQNRSPHVPRSPRQIAESAIDAAKAGAAVVHCHVRDPDTGAPSRDLALYREVTDRIREAEVDVVLNLTAGMGGDMVFGGVETPLPTIAGTDMVGATERVAHVAECLPEICTLDCGTMNFAEADYVMTNTPGMLIAMGRMMTELGVKPEIEAFDTGHLWYAKQLVKDGVLDSPALVQLCMGVPWGAPDDLNTFMAMVNNVPDDWTFSAFGLGRSQMPYVAASVLAGGNVRVGLEDNLMLDRGVLATNAQLVERAVGIIENLGAKVIGPAEVRAKLGLTKRAPVAQ, encoded by the coding sequence ATGCCGCTACAAATGAACAGAGAGGTGTTCATCACCTGCGCTGTGACGGGCTCTGGATCGACCCAGAATCGCAGCCCCCATGTTCCGCGCTCGCCCCGCCAGATCGCCGAAAGTGCGATTGACGCAGCCAAGGCGGGTGCTGCGGTGGTGCATTGTCATGTGCGTGATCCCGATACCGGTGCGCCATCGCGCGACCTTGCACTCTACCGCGAAGTCACTGACCGCATTCGCGAGGCGGAGGTCGATGTGGTCCTGAACCTGACCGCCGGCATGGGCGGGGATATGGTCTTTGGCGGGGTCGAGACCCCGCTGCCGACGATTGCAGGCACGGATATGGTGGGCGCCACCGAGCGCGTTGCCCACGTGGCGGAATGTCTGCCCGAGATTTGCACGCTTGATTGCGGTACGATGAATTTCGCCGAAGCCGATTACGTTATGACCAACACCCCCGGCATGTTGATTGCCATGGGGCGGATGATGACCGAACTGGGGGTAAAGCCCGAAATCGAGGCCTTTGATACCGGCCATCTTTGGTACGCCAAGCAACTGGTCAAAGATGGTGTGCTCGACAGCCCCGCGCTGGTGCAGCTTTGCATGGGGGTGCCTTGGGGCGCGCCGGATGATCTCAACACCTTCATGGCGATGGTCAACAATGTGCCCGACGACTGGACCTTCTCGGCCTTTGGGCTGGGGCGCAGCCAGATGCCTTATGTGGCGGCCTCGGTCCTGGCGGGGGGTAATGTGCGTGTCGGTCTGGAAGACAACCTGATGCTGGATCGCGGCGTTTTGGCGACCAATGCCCAACTGGTCGAACGCGCTGTGGGTATTATCGAAAATCTGGGCGCCAAGGTCATCGGCCCGGCCGAAGTCCGCGCCAAACTGGGCCTGACAAAACGCGCGCCGGTCGCGCAATGA
- a CDS encoding aldo/keto reductase — MKQLPLGHSGIMVSEWCLGTMTYGNQTPEDDAHNQIDMALDAGINFLDTAEMYPVNPIRAETVGLSEQIIGNWIAKTGRRDEIVVATKVSGNNPGWVREGRGYDGAVIREAVDTSLRRLQTDVIDLYQMHWPVRGSYMFRQNWTYDPSGQNRQQTMDHMMDVLEALGDMVKAGKIRAIGMSNESAWGMTKWIDQAEAAGLPRMASVQNEYSLLCRLYDTDMAEMAVNEDVTLLSFSPLACGVLTGKYQNGAVPGGSRLSLNGDLGGRVTERLWPAAQAYLDLAAKHGLDPVHMAMAWQRTRPFAVSAIFGATTSAQLQQILDGKDVVLSDEVIAAIDAVHKEHPMPY; from the coding sequence ATGAAACAACTCCCCCTTGGCCACAGCGGTATCATGGTCAGCGAATGGTGTCTGGGCACCATGACTTACGGCAATCAAACGCCGGAAGATGACGCGCACAATCAGATCGACATGGCGCTGGATGCCGGTATCAACTTTCTCGATACGGCTGAGATGTATCCTGTGAATCCGATCCGCGCCGAAACTGTAGGACTTTCAGAACAGATTATCGGCAACTGGATCGCCAAGACAGGCCGCCGCGATGAGATTGTTGTAGCGACCAAAGTATCGGGCAACAATCCCGGTTGGGTGCGCGAAGGGCGCGGCTATGACGGGGCAGTGATCCGCGAGGCGGTGGACACATCGCTCAGGCGGCTGCAGACGGATGTGATTGATCTCTACCAGATGCACTGGCCCGTGCGCGGCTCTTACATGTTCCGCCAGAACTGGACCTATGATCCGTCCGGCCAGAACCGTCAGCAGACGATGGACCACATGATGGATGTGCTCGAGGCGCTGGGCGATATGGTCAAAGCGGGCAAGATCCGTGCCATCGGCATGTCGAATGAAAGCGCGTGGGGGATGACCAAGTGGATCGATCAGGCCGAGGCTGCGGGACTGCCGCGCATGGCCTCTGTCCAGAACGAATATTCGCTGCTGTGCCGTCTCTATGACACCGATATGGCCGAGATGGCGGTGAATGAGGATGTGACATTGCTGTCGTTTTCGCCGCTTGCTTGCGGTGTGCTGACCGGCAAATATCAGAATGGCGCTGTGCCGGGAGGAAGCCGTTTGTCGCTCAACGGTGATCTGGGTGGGCGCGTGACCGAACGGTTGTGGCCCGCCGCGCAGGCCTATCTTGATCTGGCGGCGAAGCACGGGCTCGATCCGGTACATATGGCGATGGCATGGCAGCGCACACGGCCCTTTGCAGTCTCAGCGATATTCGGGGCGACGACCTCGGCGCAGTTACAGCAAATTCTTGATGGGAAGGATGTGGTTCTGTCGGATGAGGTGATTGCCGCGATTGACGCGGTCCATAAGGAGCACCCCATGCCCTATTAG
- a CDS encoding MFS transporter, with protein MRMFISFAALFFSVVLLQLSSGGVGPLDALTGIELGFSQAEVGFLGSAHFVGFFIGCWWAPRLMGSVGHSRAFATFTAMGAIGLAAHVIVADPYFWALFRIGSGICVAGCYTIIEAWLQAKVNNETRGRAIASYRVADTGASFVAQFMIGALADVETYIAYNILTILCCASLLPLALTRLEQPETPRATRLRPALAWACSPLGVAAVLVAALSSASFRMVGPLYGQEVGLNPNQIGSFLAAFVAGGAIAQYPVGWLADKFDRRWVMIWLSVAAVIACAFTVTTSGQGTAIIMTAAFLFGLTTFPIYSVATAHAHDFATSDQRVALSAALMFFYAVGAIAAPYTTSVLIGLYGPGALFYFISAGHVLLIIFGLTRMRVRRIPEQRTPYIYAPRTTFSIGRLLGRNRDR; from the coding sequence ATGCGGATGTTTATCTCCTTTGCGGCTTTGTTTTTTTCGGTGGTGCTTTTGCAGCTGTCTTCGGGCGGCGTGGGGCCACTGGATGCGCTGACGGGGATCGAACTGGGCTTTTCGCAAGCGGAGGTCGGCTTTCTCGGGTCGGCGCATTTTGTGGGGTTTTTCATCGGCTGCTGGTGGGCACCGCGCCTGATGGGCAGCGTCGGGCACAGCCGCGCCTTTGCGACCTTCACCGCGATGGGCGCGATCGGGCTGGCCGCGCATGTGATCGTGGCCGACCCTTATTTCTGGGCACTCTTCCGCATCGGATCGGGCATCTGCGTCGCGGGCTGCTATACGATCATCGAGGCGTGGTTGCAGGCCAAGGTCAACAACGAAACCCGCGGCCGCGCAATTGCGAGCTACCGTGTGGCCGATACGGGGGCGTCCTTTGTGGCGCAGTTCATGATCGGCGCGCTGGCCGATGTCGAGACATATATCGCCTACAACATCCTGACGATACTGTGCTGTGCATCCTTGCTACCCTTGGCGCTGACCCGGCTCGAACAGCCTGAAACGCCCAGAGCCACGCGCCTGCGCCCGGCCCTTGCCTGGGCCTGTTCGCCACTGGGTGTCGCCGCAGTCTTGGTTGCGGCCCTGTCCAGCGCGTCCTTCCGGATGGTCGGGCCTTTGTACGGGCAAGAAGTCGGCTTGAACCCAAACCAGATAGGTTCATTTCTGGCGGCCTTCGTCGCGGGTGGTGCGATTGCGCAGTATCCTGTGGGCTGGCTTGCCGATAAGTTTGACCGCCGCTGGGTCATGATCTGGCTCTCGGTCGCCGCCGTGATCGCCTGTGCCTTCACCGTCACCACATCAGGGCAAGGCACCGCCATTATCATGACCGCCGCGTTCCTATTTGGCCTGACGACCTTTCCGATCTATTCAGTGGCCACCGCACACGCCCATGACTTTGCCACATCGGATCAGCGGGTCGCGCTTTCGGCGGCGCTGATGTTCTTTTACGCCGTGGGCGCAATTGCCGCCCCATACACCACATCAGTCCTGATCGGGCTTTATGGTCCGGGGGCGCTTTTTTACTTTATCTCCGCCGGACATGTCCTGTTGATCATCTTTGGCCTGACGCGGATGCGCGTGCGCCGCATCCCAGAGCAACGCACACCGTATATCTACGCGCCGCGCACGACATTCAGCATCGGGCGGCTTTTGGGCCGTAACCGCGACCGCTAG